A single uncultured Methanolobus sp. DNA region contains:
- a CDS encoding class I SAM-dependent methyltransferase — protein sequence MKELPEWYYDELIQVGTDYGSEDEVLQYDRKMGSVRNIAGEAETMCKLIDIQPEYEILEIGCGTGEFSIELSKHCKQVTALDISQMMLDFAEKKAKSRQRDNIRFIKSGFLTYDSGETKYDAVVTQLVLHHLPDFWKLIALKNIHSMLKSGGKFFLKDVVFSSDIQDFDEYFSQLFRNMPPEADDKVVEEMKLHIKEEYSTFDWTMKGLIEQAGFKIVEYVHKKGFMATYLCVKQ from the coding sequence ATGAAAGAATTACCTGAATGGTATTACGATGAACTGATCCAGGTTGGAACGGATTACGGAAGCGAAGATGAAGTCCTGCAATATGACAGGAAAATGGGAAGCGTCCGCAATATTGCCGGTGAAGCTGAAACCATGTGCAAACTCATCGACATCCAGCCGGAATATGAGATACTTGAGATCGGATGCGGAACCGGGGAGTTCTCAATCGAGCTTTCAAAACATTGCAAACAGGTAACTGCATTGGATATTTCACAGATGATGCTTGATTTTGCAGAAAAAAAAGCAAAGTCAAGACAGAGAGATAATATCAGGTTCATCAAGTCAGGATTTCTGACATATGACTCCGGCGAGACAAAATATGATGCTGTTGTCACTCAGCTTGTGTTGCACCACCTGCCTGATTTCTGGAAACTCATCGCCCTGAAGAACATCCACTCAATGCTGAAAAGCGGTGGGAAATTCTTCCTGAAAGATGTGGTTTTTTCATCAGATATCCAGGATTTCGATGAGTATTTCTCTCAGTTATTCCGGAACATGCCACCTGAAGCGGATGATAAGGTTGTAGAGGAAATGAAACTTCACATCAAGGAAGAATACTCAACCTTTGACTGGACCATGAAAGGATTAATCGAGCAGGCAGGTTTTAAAATTGTGGAATATGTACACAAAAAGGGTTTCATGGCAACCTACCTTTGCGTGAAACAGTGA
- a CDS encoding MazG nucleotide pyrophosphohydrolase domain-containing protein, with translation MEISEFQKRMYDLYAHNDKRRGAAATTLWLVEEIGELAEAIRREDMENIREELADCFAWIGALANLYDIDLQAAFMDKYPDHCPTCKQNPCICTD, from the coding sequence ATGGAAATCTCCGAGTTCCAGAAACGCATGTACGACCTCTATGCACACAACGACAAAAGAAGAGGAGCAGCCGCAACAACACTCTGGCTTGTGGAAGAGATAGGCGAACTTGCAGAAGCTATCCGCAGGGAAGACATGGAAAATATCAGGGAGGAACTTGCCGACTGTTTTGCATGGATAGGCGCGCTGGCAAACCTTTATGATATCGACCTTCAAGCTGCATTTATGGATAAATATCCTGATCATTGTCCTACATGCAAACAAAATCCGTGCATTTGTACGGATTAA
- the hisF gene encoding imidazole glycerol phosphate synthase subunit HisF produces the protein MLTKRIIPCLDVTLDEEGGTVVKGIEFVDLRKAGDPVELAKRYNEQGADELVFLDITASHEGRGTMVKVIERTANEVFIPLTVGGGINSIEDIRQILRAGADKVSINTAAVKNPDLIKEASEIFGAQCIVTAIDCKRNLDVKNNPDKTILELEDGTPAWYEVVIYGGRQPTGLDAVQWAKKVEELGSGEILLTSMDKDGTYDGFDIPITKKLSEELEIPIIASGGVGNPEHMYEGFTKGKADAALAASIFHFGEYTVNDVKEHLKEKDIPVRL, from the coding sequence ATGCTTACAAAAAGGATCATACCATGTCTTGACGTTACGCTTGATGAAGAAGGCGGAACTGTTGTCAAGGGAATAGAATTCGTAGACCTGAGAAAAGCAGGGGATCCCGTGGAACTCGCCAAGAGATATAACGAGCAGGGTGCTGATGAGCTTGTATTCCTTGACATTACCGCATCCCATGAAGGCAGAGGAACAATGGTCAAGGTCATCGAAAGGACCGCAAACGAAGTTTTTATTCCACTTACAGTCGGCGGCGGAATAAACTCCATCGAAGACATACGCCAGATACTCAGGGCAGGCGCTGACAAGGTATCCATAAACACAGCAGCCGTGAAAAATCCTGATCTTATCAAGGAAGCATCGGAGATATTCGGTGCCCAGTGCATCGTTACAGCAATTGACTGCAAACGTAACCTTGATGTAAAGAACAATCCTGACAAAACAATCCTTGAACTTGAGGACGGCACACCTGCATGGTATGAAGTTGTAATCTACGGCGGCAGGCAGCCAACAGGACTTGATGCCGTACAGTGGGCAAAGAAAGTAGAGGAACTCGGTTCCGGCGAGATACTTCTCACAAGCATGGATAAGGATGGAACCTATGACGGTTTTGACATCCCGATCACAAAGAAGCTTTCAGAGGAACTCGAAATACCGATCATCGCATCCGGTGGAGTTGGCAATCCCGAGCACATGTACGAAGGATTCACAAAAGGAAAAGCCGATGCAGCACTTGCAGCAAGTATTTTCCACTTTGGCGAGTACACTGTAAATGATGTCAAAGAGCATCTGAAGGAAAAGGATATTCCTGTAAGACTCTAA
- a CDS encoding winged helix-turn-helix transcriptional regulator gives MYAKVGDRVGENLTQNQQKILDSILEDSSISARLLSESIGISQRKIETNIAKLKEKGLLRRVGSARGGHWEVIGGE, from the coding sequence TTGTATGCAAAGGTCGGTGATAGGGTCGGAGAAAATCTCACCCAGAACCAACAAAAGATCCTTGATTCAATTCTGGAAGACTCTTCCATTTCCGCCAGACTATTATCTGAGTCAATTGGCATTTCCCAAAGAAAGATAGAAACGAATATCGCTAAATTGAAAGAAAAAGGTCTTCTCAGGCGTGTAGGTTCGGCACGAGGCGGTCATTGGGAAGTTATTGGTGGGGAATGA
- a CDS encoding DUF1614 domain-containing protein, protein MRHRIFYNPFTFIFTIILAFVLAFSISVLFYGLISSAFSKIGFSWNDALILLLASLIGSGINIPLRTLETETPIEDQRYVKVFGVSYRVPFKETHITRTTVAINVGGALIPTFVSVYLLGLFPGSAIYVLYATLMVAMITKAVARPVKGVGIVSPALLPPVAAALSSILIVYITGIQHDLIFAVAYISGTLGTLIGADLLNMRAITKLGAPVVSIGGAGTFDGVFLAGVIAVLLV, encoded by the coding sequence ATGAGGCATCGGATATTCTATAATCCTTTTACGTTCATTTTTACGATAATACTGGCCTTTGTGCTGGCGTTCAGTATTTCCGTTCTCTTTTACGGACTGATCAGCAGCGCCTTTAGTAAGATAGGTTTTTCGTGGAACGATGCCCTTATCCTGCTTCTGGCTTCACTTATTGGAAGCGGTATAAATATCCCGCTCAGAACTCTGGAGACTGAAACGCCGATAGAGGATCAGAGATATGTGAAGGTGTTTGGTGTATCATACAGAGTGCCTTTCAAGGAAACTCACATCACCAGAACAACGGTAGCTATCAACGTAGGTGGCGCCCTTATACCAACTTTTGTTTCCGTCTACCTGCTTGGACTTTTTCCTGGCTCTGCAATTTACGTTCTCTACGCAACCCTGATGGTTGCCATGATCACAAAAGCAGTTGCAAGACCGGTTAAAGGTGTGGGAATTGTATCCCCGGCCCTGCTTCCCCCAGTTGCAGCCGCCCTGAGTTCGATTCTTATCGTCTACATCACCGGCATCCAGCATGACCTCATTTTCGCAGTAGCCTACATCAGCGGCACTTTAGGTACTCTGATAGGGGCAGACCTGCTGAACATGCGAGCCATTACAAAACTGGGCGCGCCTGTGGTTAGTATTGGCGGCGCGGGAACTTTTGATGGTGTGTTCTTGGCCGGGGTTATTGCGGTGTTGTTGGTTTGA
- a CDS encoding bifunctional nuclease family protein: MLKGKAVVNNMDTGSDIKEVTVKGVYMINIFGRAVPAVMLEDKDGMIMPIHIGQSEALSISSVLKNETMPRPMTHDLIVSILSRLEADVERILIDEKKDNIYYARMTLKKDGKSMEFDARPSDCIAIALRNNAPIMISEEVFNDDAISKENFTGSKAITGFA, translated from the coding sequence TTGCTAAAAGGGAAGGCTGTTGTAAATAATATGGACACTGGAAGCGACATAAAGGAAGTTACCGTAAAGGGTGTTTACATGATAAACATCTTTGGAAGGGCTGTGCCTGCGGTGATGCTTGAAGATAAAGATGGAATGATCATGCCGATCCATATCGGACAATCTGAGGCTCTGTCTATCAGTTCTGTTTTGAAGAATGAGACTATGCCAAGGCCTATGACACATGATCTTATTGTATCTATACTTTCAAGACTTGAGGCCGATGTTGAAAGGATCCTGATAGATGAGAAGAAAGATAACATATATTATGCCAGAATGACCCTGAAAAAGGATGGCAAGAGCATGGAGTTCGATGCAAGGCCAAGTGATTGTATCGCAATTGCACTCCGTAATAACGCTCCTATAATGATTAGCGAGGAAGTGTTCAATGACGATGCCATCAGTAAGGAGAATTTTACAGGCTCAAAGGCGATAACAGGATTTGCATGA
- a CDS encoding hydantoinase B/oxoprolinase family protein — MTPINKKWQFWIDRGGTFTDIVARKPDGQLLAHKLLSVDPEHYTDAAMHGIRTILGLGSEDVLPTEEIASIKMGTTVGTNALLERKGEPTALVITRGFRDALRIGYQNRPDIFALKIELPDLLYDEVIEINERYSASGEELEAVDTESARLELERIYRSGIRSVAIVLMHAYRYPEHEIQLRDIAEKIGFTQISLSHEVSLLMKFISSGETTVVDAYLSPVLKRYINMITATLEAGGNNTKLMFMQSNGGLVEASQFRGKDCILSGPAGGIVGAVETSGKAGFDKIVTFDMGGTSTDVAHYNGEYERSFETEIAGVHLRSPMLYIHTVAAGGGSILHFDAGRFRVGPDSAGSEPGPACYRKGGPLTITDCNLMLGKIDPKHFPHVFGHNADMPLDSDVVKEKFSALAKEVSEFTGENHSAEHVAEGFLKIAIENMANAIKKISIQRGYDTKEYALCCFGGAGAQHACGVADALGISRILIHPLAGVLSAYGMGLADQRIMKDQAVEKKLESGLIEELQDVASELETAGREDMRMQGVADENISALHKVHVKYKDAGTSIIVDLGSVEEIRNAFETEHKSRFGFVMENKELFIEAVSTEIIGSGERMHGGSLSDNSVSGEEENSRLPETTMYTYGEFHRTPVFRRAELKIGGNGIIGPAMLVETNTTIIIEPGWRTELRKGQELVLERVIPLPKRESVGTEADPVMLEIFNNRFMSIAQQMGYTLQNTAYSVNIKERLDFSCAVFNRNGDLIANAPHIPVHLGSMGESVKAMKGKFPDMEEGDVFMLNSPFEGGTHLPDITVITPVFYTGNVEFYVASRGHHADIGGITPGSIPPESRHIDEEGVITGGQLIVADGKFLEDEVAEWLSYGKYPARNPFQNIADLKAQVAANEKGARELLKLVEHFSMETVQAYMQHVMDNAEESVRRVIEVLKDGEYSLSFDDGTLVCVKVIIDRESREAHIDFTGTSRQHPGNLNAPIAVCKAAVLYVFRSLVDRDIPLNEGCMRPLRITIPEGSILNPEYPAAVVAGNVETSQYIVDALFGALGVMAGSQGTMNNFTFGDEQFQYYETICGGSGAGEGFHGTSAVQTHMTNSRITDPEVLEWRFPVRLEEFSIRDGSGGEGKYYGGDGVVRKILFLKNMKAAIISSHRNFAPQGLGGGENGKTGRNYVVRAGSSLVEELGGRDITEMNEGDVFVIETPGAGGFGKRPKRKS, encoded by the coding sequence TAAAAAATGGCAATTCTGGATAGACAGGGGAGGCACATTCACTGATATTGTTGCCCGAAAACCTGACGGACAATTGCTTGCCCACAAACTACTTTCAGTTGACCCGGAACACTATACAGATGCTGCAATGCACGGAATCAGAACTATTCTGGGACTGGGTTCTGAAGATGTACTTCCAACTGAGGAAATCGCTTCCATTAAGATGGGAACCACTGTGGGAACAAATGCACTCCTTGAACGCAAGGGAGAGCCTACTGCACTGGTAATCACCAGAGGATTCCGGGATGCGCTGAGGATCGGATACCAGAACCGGCCTGACATATTTGCACTTAAGATCGAGCTTCCAGACCTTCTTTATGATGAAGTCATCGAAATAAATGAAAGGTACAGTGCATCAGGTGAGGAGTTAGAAGCTGTTGACACTGAAAGTGCACGCCTGGAACTTGAGAGAATATACCGATCAGGAATACGCTCTGTTGCTATTGTGCTGATGCACGCTTATCGTTACCCGGAACATGAAATTCAACTTCGTGATATTGCTGAGAAAATTGGATTTACCCAGATATCGCTTTCACATGAGGTCAGTCTGCTGATGAAATTTATCAGCAGTGGCGAGACCACGGTTGTTGATGCATATCTTTCCCCGGTTCTTAAAAGATATATCAACATGATAACTGCCACCCTTGAAGCAGGCGGCAACAACACGAAACTCATGTTCATGCAGTCAAACGGCGGACTTGTGGAAGCAAGCCAGTTCAGAGGCAAGGACTGTATTCTTTCCGGGCCTGCCGGTGGTATTGTAGGAGCCGTGGAAACTTCCGGAAAAGCAGGTTTTGACAAAATCGTCACTTTTGATATGGGCGGGACTTCAACAGACGTAGCTCACTATAACGGGGAATACGAGAGGAGTTTTGAGACGGAAATTGCCGGTGTTCACCTGCGATCACCCATGCTTTACATTCATACCGTTGCAGCAGGTGGAGGTTCTATTCTCCACTTCGATGCAGGAAGATTCAGGGTTGGACCGGATTCCGCAGGTTCTGAACCCGGACCCGCATGTTACAGGAAAGGCGGACCTCTCACTATCACAGACTGCAACCTGATGCTTGGCAAAATTGACCCGAAGCATTTCCCTCATGTGTTCGGACATAACGCAGACATGCCACTTGATTCCGATGTTGTTAAAGAGAAGTTTTCTGCCCTGGCAAAGGAAGTTAGCGAATTTACCGGAGAGAATCACAGTGCTGAACACGTTGCTGAAGGTTTCCTGAAAATAGCAATTGAGAACATGGCAAATGCCATCAAGAAAATATCGATCCAGCGTGGCTATGATACAAAGGAATATGCTCTTTGCTGTTTTGGAGGAGCAGGAGCACAACATGCCTGCGGTGTTGCAGACGCGCTTGGGATCAGCAGGATATTGATACATCCTCTTGCAGGTGTTCTTTCAGCTTACGGAATGGGACTTGCGGACCAGAGAATCATGAAAGATCAGGCCGTTGAGAAGAAACTTGAAAGCGGCCTGATCGAAGAGTTGCAGGATGTTGCTTCTGAACTTGAAACAGCCGGCAGGGAAGATATGAGAATGCAGGGTGTTGCAGATGAGAATATCAGCGCACTGCACAAGGTTCATGTCAAGTATAAGGATGCAGGAACTTCTATTATTGTTGACCTTGGTTCTGTGGAAGAGATCAGAAATGCTTTTGAGACAGAGCATAAGAGCCGTTTTGGTTTTGTAATGGAGAACAAGGAGCTTTTCATAGAAGCTGTGTCTACGGAAATAATAGGTTCAGGAGAAAGAATGCATGGAGGTTCTCTTTCTGATAATTCAGTTTCAGGAGAGGAAGAAAACAGCAGGCTTCCTGAAACTACAATGTATACATATGGAGAGTTCCACAGAACACCGGTTTTCAGGAGAGCGGAACTTAAAATTGGTGGAAATGGAATCATCGGACCGGCTATGCTCGTTGAAACAAATACTACAATTATAATTGAACCAGGATGGAGAACAGAACTCAGGAAAGGTCAGGAACTGGTACTGGAAAGGGTTATTCCTCTGCCAAAGAGAGAATCAGTAGGAACTGAGGCTGACCCTGTGATGCTTGAGATATTCAATAACAGGTTCATGTCCATTGCACAGCAGATGGGTTACACTCTCCAGAATACTGCTTATTCAGTTAATATCAAGGAGAGACTTGATTTTTCATGTGCGGTTTTTAACAGGAACGGAGACCTGATCGCAAACGCACCTCACATACCTGTGCATCTGGGTTCCATGGGAGAGAGTGTAAAGGCGATGAAGGGGAAGTTTCCTGACATGGAAGAAGGCGATGTTTTCATGTTGAACTCTCCGTTTGAGGGTGGAACGCATCTGCCGGATATTACGGTTATAACTCCTGTATTCTACACTGGAAATGTTGAGTTCTATGTAGCTTCAAGAGGACATCATGCTGATATTGGCGGAATTACTCCTGGATCGATCCCTCCAGAGAGCAGGCACATTGATGAAGAAGGAGTGATTACCGGAGGGCAGCTTATTGTTGCTGACGGGAAGTTCCTTGAAGATGAGGTTGCAGAGTGGCTGAGTTATGGAAAATATCCTGCACGCAATCCGTTCCAGAATATTGCTGACCTGAAGGCACAGGTGGCTGCAAATGAGAAGGGTGCCAGGGAGCTTTTGAAGCTTGTTGAGCACTTTTCAATGGAGACTGTGCAGGCATACATGCAGCATGTGATGGATAATGCTGAGGAATCTGTGAGAAGAGTTATTGAGGTTTTAAAGGATGGAGAATACTCACTTTCATTTGATGATGGAACGCTTGTTTGTGTTAAAGTGATTATTGACCGTGAGAGTCGGGAAGCTCATATTGACTTTACCGGAACTTCAAGACAACATCCAGGAAACCTGAATGCTCCGATTGCGGTCTGCAAGGCGGCTGTGCTTTATGTTTTCAGGTCGCTTGTTGACAGGGATATTCCGCTTAATGAAGGCTGCATGAGACCGCTCAGGATTACTATTCCTGAAGGCAGCATTTTAAATCCTGAATATCCTGCGGCTGTGGTGGCTGGAAATGTTGAGACCTCACAGTATATCGTTGATGCTCTTTTCGGTGCGCTGGGAGTAATGGCAGGCTCTCAGGGAACCATGAACAATTTCACGTTTGGAGATGAGCAGTTCCAGTATTATGAGACCATCTGTGGTGGTTCCGGTGCAGGAGAAGGATTTCATGGAACCAGCGCTGTGCAGACCCATATGACTAATTCCAGGATCACTGACCCGGAGGTTCTGGAATGGAGATTCCCGGTGAGGCTTGAGGAGTTCTCTATTCGTGATGGCAGCGGAGGGGAGGGGAAATATTATGGTGGAGACGGTGTTGTAAGGAAGATACTGTTCCTGAAAAACATGAAGGCCGCTATTATTTCCAGTCACAGGAACTTTGCACCGCAAGGACTTGGCGGCGGTGAGAATGGAAAGACCGGACGGAATTATGTGGTCAGAGCTGGCAGTTCACTGGTCGAAGAACTTGGTGGCAGGGATATCACGGAGATGAACGAAGGTGATGTGTTCGTCATTGAAACTCCCGGTGCAGGTGGTTTTGGTAAGCGACCAAAAAGAAAGAGTTAA